The Sagittula stellata E-37 sequence CTTGGCACCGATCATCTCGACGCCGTATTTCTTCAGCACACCCATCTCTTCGAGCGCGAGCGAGGTGTTCAGGCCGGTCTGCCCGCCCATTGTCGGCAGAAGCGCGTCGGGCCGCTCCTTCTCGATGATCTTGGCCACCACCTCCGGCGTGATCGGCTCGATGTAGGTGGCGTCCGCCAGCCCCGGGTCGGTCATGATCGTCGCCGGGTTGGAGTTCACCAGGATCACCCGGTATCCCTCTTCGCGCAACGCCTTGCAGGCCTGTGCGCCGGAGTAGTCGAACTCGCAGGCCTGTCCGATGACGATGGGTCCGGCGCCGATGATCATGATGGATTTGATATCGGTACGTCTGGGCATGGAAGACCTCGTCTGGCGGCGTGTTTCAGCGGGGCATGGACTCGCCTGTCCGGCCCGCAAATTGTGGCGGGTTATAGACAGGCGCCGCGCGGGTTCAACCCCCAAGCTGACGCAATGAGAGCCAAGCCGCCAAACAGCCCGAAAGGGGCACGGGGCACACGACGCGCCCCCTCCTTCATCTTGGCGATAAATACCTCCCCGCCGGAGGCGTCCCGCACCCGCCGCCCGCGCACCGCCGCGTCGGGCTCACTCCGCGGCCAGGCGGTGCTCCTCCGCCTCGGGCACATAAAGATAGTCGCGGGTGATCGGCACCGCGTCCATGCGCTTTGCCAATTGCCATTGCTGGACGTGCAGCGTGCCGATGCGGAAGGACACCTCCATCGAGGTCAGGTAGAAACGGAACATGCGCACGAACCGCGTATCGAACATCGCCTCGATCCGGTCGGCCTGCGCATCGAGCCGCTCGCGCCAGGCGTGAAGCGTCTTCGCGTAATGCAGGCGCAGCGCCTCGTCGTCGGACTGGAAGAGCCAGGCCTTCTCGATCGCGCCATAAACTTCGGAGGCGGAGGGCGCATAGCTGCCCGGGAAGATATAGCGGTCGATCCAGGGGTTGTTGGCGCGCGGCGGCCCGGATTTCACGATGGAATGGATCAGCGCGATGCCGTCCGCGCCCATCAGGTCCGCGACCTTGGCGAAATACTCGTCGAAATGCGGCGCGCCCACGTGTTCCAGCATCCCCACCGACACCACCCGGTCGAAGGTCTCGTCCAGCTTGCGGTAGTCCAGCAGGCGGAAATCGGTCACGTCCTCCAGCCCTTCGGCACGGGCGCGGGCCTGCGCGGTGGCAAGCTGGTTCTCCGACAGGGTCACACCGGTCACCCGGGCGCCGTGGTCGCGCGCCAGCGTCAGCCCCAGCCCACCCCAGCCGCAGCCGATGTCCAGCACGCGCATCCCCGGCTCGATCCTCAGCTTCGCGGCGATATGCGCCTTCTTGGCGTCCTGCGCCTCGTCCAGGGTCATGTCGGGCCGCGGCCAGTAGGCGCAGGAATACTGCATGTCTCGGTCGAGGAAGAGCGCGTAGAGATCGTCGGAGATGTCGTAGTGATGCGCCACGTTCCGCTTCGACTTGAGCGGGTTGTTGCGCTGGATGACGCCGCGCAGCGCGGTCCGGGCCTTCAGCGCGCCCATGTACCACCCCGGCATCCGGTTGTAGCTTTCGTTTTCCAGCAGAAGCGTCATGAAGCCGGTCAGGTCGTCCCCGTCGATGCGGAGCGTGCCGTCCATGTAGCACTCTCCCAGCGCCAGCGCCGGTTGCGCGACAAGCCGCCTGATC is a genomic window containing:
- a CDS encoding SAM-dependent methyltransferase, whose amino-acid sequence is MWWTVLDRMLKRMILRGRLRVTGPDDQTGTYGQGSPEILVHITSDESIRRLVAQPALALGECYMDGTLRIDGDDLTGFMTLLLENESYNRMPGWYMGALKARTALRGVIQRNNPLKSKRNVAHHYDISDDLYALFLDRDMQYSCAYWPRPDMTLDEAQDAKKAHIAAKLRIEPGMRVLDIGCGWGGLGLTLARDHGARVTGVTLSENQLATAQARARAEGLEDVTDFRLLDYRKLDETFDRVVSVGMLEHVGAPHFDEYFAKVADLMGADGIALIHSIVKSGPPRANNPWIDRYIFPGSYAPSASEVYGAIEKAWLFQSDDEALRLHYAKTLHAWRERLDAQADRIEAMFDTRFVRMFRFYLTSMEVSFRIGTLHVQQWQLAKRMDAVPITRDYLYVPEAEEHRLAAE